Below is a window of Brassica napus cultivar Da-Ae chromosome A5, Da-Ae, whole genome shotgun sequence DNA.
ATAATGTCCTATGCAGTACACACAGAATGAAACAGTACGGAATCCTCACATACTCAAAAAAGTTATGTTATGTATATAGGTTGTACGGTGAATTAGAGCTCAGGAAGAACAATGGCATGTGCCTGCACATGGAGTTGTGCTTCTCATCCGTTAATGGCGTCGGTGGAGTTATTATTGTtcgttattctttttttttataatactaaACAATACATAGTGGACGCAtggaaacataaatagtcaaaagaGACCTTACGATGAATTATACAACACATAAGACATGCTGGTTGAGCGATAAAGagtcaaattttgtttttttgtttcattactCGACCACGAATCTTTCTATAGTTTTCTCCAACGTCTCCTTAGGAACAGCTCGGATGATACTATCTTTCTTCTCACCGTCTTTGAATATGATCACCGTAGGAACGCTGCGGATGCCGTAACGGTTGGCTGTGTTTGGGCTCTCGTCGGTGTTGATTTTGTAGAATTTGAACTTTCCAGCGAAGTCCTTGGCCAGTTGGTCAACGATGGGGTGAATCATACGGCAAGGTCCACACCACGGTGCCCAAAACTCGACCAATACTGGTACATCTGACTCGAGAACCTGTGTTTGCCATTCTGAATCAGAGATGTTTGGTACTGCATCATTAAAAACAACAAACCGGTTAAGTTAGATTTCTCTCAAAAAGACAACTGCTATTTGCCAATACTGCACTCTTTATTGCATCACCCTCAAGGAACCGTATGCTGAAAGGATATCATAAGTAAAACATtgtcttagaccatctccaatggcttactctattttttactttaaaatagagtaactctataatagagtttgaatttgctccaatagtactttattttagagtaaaaaataaattgatgaacaaaaaaaacaaattactctatatttggagtaaacctattttttactctattatagaatgagAAATAAAGTACTATTGAAGCATTCTTTactttaaattctattttagaacGAAAAATAGATTGGGATTAGAAATGCTCTTACAGCtctcaaacaaaattttattaaactttttattaattatttatagccTCCCaaatctaattaattttttatatagtcCAAAATCTCAGGAGAGCCATGGATCTAGTCAAGTGTTTGAAGAAGTTCAACTAGTTCGTGTATGATGGGATAACTATATTAACGTAACGGTTATAGATTCACCATCAGTTTATTACCAGTCAGCTTCAGATATTATAACAAACGGTGAATTTATTTTTACACAGAAGGTTAAAAGTTGAGTTGTATACCTTCGACGGCGGCGGCAGTGGTGTCCTGAGCCTCGCAGACGATTCTACCACCACGAGCGAATCGGGATCCGAGATTCGTACCAAGACTCGCTGACTGAGTCACCGAACTCTTCCGGGAAGCTTTCAAACCTCTGAATTCCGGAACGGGAGAGATCCGCCGGGCAGAGACTGACGGAACCTTTGAAGCAGGTGAAATCGAGGAAGTGATGGGAAGAGAAAACACGCGGGTGACGGTTACGGAATCGAGCAAGGAAGCCATTGAAAgcagcgagagagagagagggagagagatttTGAGtggtagagagagagatgtttgGTTTTGGTTGGCTGTTTGATATGAATGTCCCGAGAAACCGATAGATAGCACACACATATGCCATGTGTTGTTCTGGATAAATTCTTTttcgatttattttttttcgcCACGTTATTCTTCGTCCTATGCTATAACGGCACCGTTTTTATAGGACTAAACCGATTCCGGTTAAAACAGCATGTACCAACCCGGTTTAGGCATGAGCTTCATAAAGCAGGTTTCTACTGCTTTCGCATCGGCCGATTATCACAACTTTGTTACCCACCAAAAATCTCCTAATTAATTTTCCGAAGATGCTAAAAGAAACGATGGAACGAATAAGCGAAGTAATAGATGTTCGTAATCGTAGCCAACCAAGAACTATGAAGTTGAATGATGTCAtatcagcagcagcagcagcagctggTTCGAACCATGAATAAACCTCGTTTTCTTCTTAGCACTAAGAGCATTTAACATCTCAAAGACCGTACTTTGTTATAGTAGTTTCCGGTTAgcaacacacaaacaaaaacagagaacATGGCATCACAGTAGAAGAAATCGTTATTTTAAAACGGGAAATCTTTATTTCATCAAGAATATGTGATCATGTCTAAGTCAAACACATTAATCTCATGAAAAAGAAACAGATAAAGCATTTTGCAAAGAATTGAGAgtttttacttcttcttcttcttcactatctgctcgtcctcctcctcctcatcctcatcttcttcctcgtcggtATCGTCAAACTCTACATCATCGTCCATATCAATATCATCAAACTCTTCCTCATCAAAATCAGtctcctccttctcctcctccgaGGAAGAGCTGCCCCCGTTGTTCACCACTCGCTTTCCCTGACCCGCCTCCATTTTCCCTCTTCTCTCCGACACAGCCTCCTCCTGAACGAAACACGGACCTAAACCGGGTTGCATAACCGGAAATGTTTCAGAGAAAACCGGGTATTGACTAGGCACCACCGTCTGGTTTAACAGAAGCAGAGACCGAATGGCCGGTCCAGTGTTCTCCGTGAGATTGGCGGCACGTCCACGGAAGAGTAAACTCGCCACTGATCTCCCGTCGCGGATGAGTAACCTCGCCGCCGATGATGAAGCTGAAGCCATATTTGATCGTACAGTGTTCGTGCGTGTGTGTGACAGTGACGGCTAGTAATATACCCAGAGGGAATAGGGTTTTTCGTTAGAGTACACGTGTATGGGTCTGATGAAGCTGATCCAGAAAATTATTTGCGTAGACTGCCACGTGGACATACACGTGTCTAGTACAAAAACCTTCTATGGTTGACTTTTTAAACTCAAGCTAGCTCTGAAAACTCTGAGCAAGGCAAAACTGTACAAATGAGAGGACTAATGTCATAtttaagtgaaaaaaaaaagaggatcaACCAAGTCCTCTTCTGTTCTTCAGAGAGATTAATgtcaagaaaaatatttttttaaaaaaataagaagagaaggaagCAATGAAGTTCAATTTGAAGAAACTACACTCTATTTGGTCTGCTACTGCTT
It encodes the following:
- the LOC106405247 gene encoding glutamic acid-rich protein-like; this encodes MASASSSAARLLIRDGRSVASLLFRGRAANLTENTGPAIRSLLLLNQTVVPSQYPVFSETFPVMQPGLGPCFVQEEAVSERRGKMEAGQGKRVVNNGGSSSSEEEKEETDFDEEEFDDIDMDDDVEFDDTDEEEDEDEEEEDEQIVKKKKK
- the LOC106406568 gene encoding thioredoxin M4, chloroplastic, which produces MCVLSIGFSGHSYQTANQNQTSLSLPLKISLPLSLSLLSMASLLDSVTVTRVFSLPITSSISPASKVPSVSARRISPVPEFRGLKASRKSSVTQSASLGTNLGSRFARGGRIVCEAQDTTAAAVEVPNISDSEWQTQVLESDVPVLVEFWAPWCGPCRMIHPIVDQLAKDFAGKFKFYKINTDESPNTANRYGIRSVPTVIIFKDGEKKDSIIRAVPKETLEKTIERFVVE